The genomic DNA TTCGAGGCTTCCCAAATGGACGTTCATCTTCTCGGCTGCCGGGATTACTTCGGATGGCTTGAAATGGATAAAGCCTTTGACCGAACCGAAATAGAAAGTCCCTTCGTTGTCTTTGAAGGCGGAGTTATCGTTGAATTGGCGAGTGATGAGTCCGTGGGATTCCGTGTAGGTCGTGATCTTACCGGTTCCTGTTTCCAGGCTGACCAGTCCGTTGGCCGTACTGATCCATAAGGTTTCGTTTTCGTCAGGTAGGATGCGGAAAGCAACATTGCTCGGCATACCGTTTTTGACGGTGTAATGTAGGGATTCGCCGGTTTGGAAGTCGTATTTGATAACCCCTTCTACGGTAGCAAACCACATATTGCCGTCTTTGTCCTCGCAGGCGTCGTTAACGAAATTGTGGCGCTGGGTGTTCAATTTGTCGTACGGCAGATACATGCCGGTATTGCTGATCGGATTATAATAGAAACTGCGGTTGAACATGCCGGTCCAGATTCTTCCTAAGCGATCTTCGTAAATGCAGTTTACTGCGAAAGGAGGAAATTGCGGGGCATACAGGAAACGGTCGTTCAGGAAGTCATATTTATAGATACCGTCATCGGTCCCGACATAGACTTGTCCCTCCTGCAATACTTTGATGCAGCGGACGGTGCTGTTCTTTACCGTCAGCGAGTCTTTCAGCAGGTTGTAATGCTTGATGACCTTTCTCGTCTTGATATCCATCAAGTCGATGCCGTGGATAACGTGTCCGATCCAGAGCCGGTCGCCTGATGCAGCCAAGCCTCGGATATTGGTGTGCGACAAGCCGTTTCCCCCCGGAACCGGCTGGTAGTTGGTGAATGTCCCGGTTTTCTTTTCCAAGCAGTTGATGCCCGCATCTTCCGTCCCGACCCATATATTACCGTATATATCGGTACAGATATCGCGGATTACTTCTCCTTTCATCGAATATTGCCCGTCCCAGGGATAATGCACATGGAAAGGGCGGAAAGGGGAATAGTAGTTGAGGCCGTTTTGGTGGAAACAAATCCAGATGCCGTTCTCCCTGTCTCGGCAGAATGCAGAGATGAAATGGCTCGATAAGGCGTATGGGTCCAATGGGTCCTGACGGATACGGGTACACTCGCCGGTGTTGACCTTATAGATAAACAATCCGGAGTCTGTCCCGATCCACAATTCGTCCTTGTCTTTTTCGAGGAAGCTGTTGATCAGGATCGTAAGCTGGTTGATCTTTTGAATGTTCAGATCCTGGTAGTCGCGTGTGGCCGGATCGAATATCTTCACGTCGTCATGCTCGAAAGCGATGTAAATGCGATCAGTCGTAGGAGAGGGATATAACATGGAAAGTTTCCGTGGCGTGTTCGGGGATGAGTGGGCGAATACATTATAGGACTCCATCGTCTCGTCTTCCGGATTCAGCAATGAAATCAACCCGTCCGAACTCCCGATCCAGATACTGTTTTCGCGGGTAATGCAAAAAGAGGTGTAGCTTTGGTTGTCTTCCGGAGCGAAGATACGGAACTGGCTGTCCTCCGTATTGAACCGGATCAGGTTACCGTCCATCAGTATCCATAGTTTATTGTCTTTGTCGAACTGGAAGATGTCGATCCCTTTGTCTGCTGTGAAAGGAATGTGCCGGAACGATTCCTTTTCATCGTCATACTGATATAATCCCGAAAGCGTCCCTACCCACAAGTCGCCGTTCATGTCGCACCCCAGGCATGTGATCCAGTTGCTTCCCAATGTCTCGGTTTCGTCGGGGTCGTTACGGAATACTTTGAACGTATATCCGTCGAAGCGGTTCAGACCGTCGCGTGTCCCGATCCAGATATATCCTTTCCTGTCCTGCACGCAACAAGTGGCCATATTGTCGCTGAGTCCGTTTTCGACCTGATAATGGCGGAAAAGATAGTTACTGTCGTCTGCATATGTCCGGGTGAGACAAAATATGAATAGGATGGATAAGATTAACTTCAGATGTTTCATATATGACTTTGCTATTATGGGCGAAAGATACTGAAAAATGTATTATGGATTTCCTTTTATTGTGTCACGGATTTCATAAATCATCTCAATAAGGGTGATAACGGCAGAGAATGAGATGAATACGGAAAAGATTGCAACAAGGTCAAACAAACCGGCCGTGGAGGAATCGATACATTTGTACCATGTGAAACACAGGTAATAAAAACCTTTTATTCTAATAATATGAATACTCTTACTACAAAACAAGGAATCGGAACGAAGGTTCAACTCTGCACAATGATGTTTATGCAGTATATGCTGAGTGCAGTCTGGTGGGTTCCTTTAGCCGCTTATCTTTCCCATACGCTTAAATTGGAAGTGTATCAAGTCTCGTTGGTATTAAGTGCGATGGCTATCGGTGCGATGGCATCCTCTTTTATCGGCGCGATAGCCGACCGTTATTTTGCCGCAGAGAAGATCTTGGCTGTATTGAATATACTGACAGGTGCCTTTTTGCTTCTGGCTGCCCAGCAGACATCATTTGTTCCTCTTATGGCATGTGTCGTGCTGGCCATGCTTTGCCATATGCCGACACAGAGCCTGACCAGTACGATCGCCATGAGCCATACGCCTTCGGAACAGTTTCCGCGTATCCGTATGTTCGGTTCGGTAGGATGGGTAGCTTCCGGTATCTTCAGCGTGATCGCCCTTCATGTGATGCATTTATCCGCTTTCGATGATACGAACCTGCCGATGTATTGTGGCGCCGCTGTCTGTTTCGTGGCTGCGCTTCTGAACTTGCGACTGCCGCACACCCCGCCTTCGGTCGATAAGAGTGCCGGTATCTCGGTGATGGATATAACCGGCTTCAGCGCTTTCTCCCTGATGAAGGATAAGAATTACCGGGTTTTTATGATTCTGACGTTCTTGGCTATCATCCCGTTCAACTTGTACCATGTATATGGTTCGATGATTCTCGCCGACGAGCATGTGCAGAATATAACGGTGACGCTGAACCTCGGGCAGTTGGCCGAAATGTTTTTCCTGGTCATCACCACTTCTATACTGATAAAGTCGGGGATTAAGAATACCTTGATCTTCGGTATGATCGCTCTCGTGGTCCGGTATGCTTCGTTCTATATCGGTGCGGAGACCGGTCTGCAATGGTTCTATTATATCGGGATTATCGTACACGGGTTGATCTTCGGCCTCTTCTTTGTCGGTGGCCAGGTCTATACGGACAATGTGGCTCCAAAAGAAATGAAAGCACAGGCACAGGGTTTGCTCTTCTTCCTGGTGTGGGGCATCGGCTTCCTGATCGGGACGCTTTGGAATGGCTGGCTGATCGGCCTTTTCCGTGACGGGGATAAATGTGATTGGCCTGTCGTCTTTGCCATCTCGACCCTGTTCTCGTTCGTCTTGTTGATCCTTTTTGTCTTTTTATTTAAACCGGTAGCATTAAAGACTAATAAATAGTAAAGAGTAGTAAAGTAATAATTTTATCAAACCCTTTTAATTCTCAAGATCAAATATATTATCACACGCCAGATGTAATGCGGGCTGTCCAACAACTTTGGATGGCCCGCTTTTATTGATGGGAATTAGCTCCGGGCACTTATTTTTCCTTTTTCATAGTTACTGTTTTTTTATTTGTTACGTGATCTACAAATATGTATATTGTATTATTAATTAATCAACAAATACACAGGTATTAACAGCATTACTACCACTCCTTTACTTTTCGCCCTTAGTCGAAAAGGTTTTTGACCCGTGTCGAAAAGGCTTTTGACCAAGGGCGAAAAGGTTTTCGACTAAAGGCAAAAGGTCTATGAGCAGGCAGTTTGACAATAGTAGCATGGCGATTGTCACTTAAATAGAACCTTCCGGGGCCCGACTTTATCCCTGATGGAGGCAGACGTAAGCGGTGAAACTCCTTTTACTACCGGCATTCATCTGTCCGATGCCGACAGAAAGGAATGACACTGGCGTATGTTTCTTAACATACTCTTTTGGGTGACATAATGTTAGCCTTATTTCTTATCTTTGAGACAAGGACGTAAGAAACGCTTACAGTCTGCTAATTTTAAATCTGAATGAAGATGAGACCGGAAGATTACATCACCCGTGAGGGGAAGTTTGGTGCGCACAACTATCATCCCCTGCCTGTCGTTCTCCAGAAGGGAGAAGGTGTTTATGTTTGGGACGTGGAAGGAAAACGATATTTTGATTTCCTGTCCGGCTATTCCGCCCTGAGCCAAGGGCATTGTCATCCGAAGATCATTAAGGCACTTACCGACCAGGCACAGCAGTTGACACTAGTGTCGCGTGCTTTCCATGCCGATATTTTAGGAGAGTACATGGAGTTTGCCTGCAAGTTCTTCGGGTATGACAAACTGTTGCCGATGAACACCGGAGCCGAGGCGGTCGAAACGGCTCTGAAGCTGGCGCGGCGCTGGGGATACCGGGTGAAGGGGATAACCCCTGAACATGCGAAGGTCGTCGTCTGCAGCGAGAACTTTCACGGACGGACGATCACGATCATTTCTATGAGTACCGATCCCAGTTCGTATGCGGACTTCGGGCCTTATACGCCTGGTTTTATCAAAGTGCAATATAATAATGTGGCCGAATTGGAAGAGGCATTGAACGATCCGGACGTAGTCGGTTTCTTGCTGGAACCTATACAAGGGGAGGCTGGCGTGGTCGTCCCCGACGAGGGGTATTTGCGTAAGTGTTATGACCTCTGCCGGCAACATAACGTCCTCTTTATCGCCGATGAGATCCAGACGGGTATCGGACGCACCGGTAAACTGCTTGCCTGTGATTATGAGAATGTCCATCCTGACATACTGATTTTAGGTAAGGCTTTATCCGGAGGTGTCACTCCTGTCTCGGCGGTCTTTGCCGACGATGAGATCATGTTGACGATCGCTCCGGGTGAACATGGTTCCACCTATGGCGGTAACCCGTTGGCTGCCCGTGTAGCGATAGCTGCCCTTGAGGTGGTGCGTGACGAGCATCTTTCGGAGAATGCTTTCGAAATGGGTATCCTTTTCCGCAGTGAAATGGAGAAGATCGACAATCCGATGATCCGCCAGGTGCGTGGAAAAGGACTTTTGAATGCTGTTGTCACTGAGCCGCGAGGTGGAAAAGCGGCCTGGGATATCTGTTTGGCACTGAAAGAAAAAGGATTGATAGCCAAGCCAACGCACGACCATATCATCCGTTTCACTCCCCCGTTGGTTATTGACCGGGATCAGATGATGGAGGCTATTGGCATTATTAAAGATACGTTCGCTCAATTTTGATTGCCTATGAAGATAAATGTGATAGGAGTACCTCTCAATTTAGGGTGTGACCGCGAAGGTGTGGAGCGCGCTCCGAACCATCT from Parabacteroides merdae ATCC 43184 includes the following:
- a CDS encoding hybrid sensor histidine kinase/response regulator transcription factor, producing the protein MKHLKLILSILFIFCLTRTYADDSNYLFRHYQVENGLSDNMATCCVQDRKGYIWIGTRDGLNRFDGYTFKVFRNDPDETETLGSNWITCLGCDMNGDLWVGTLSGLYQYDDEKESFRHIPFTADKGIDIFQFDKDNKLWILMDGNLIRFNTEDSQFRIFAPEDNQSYTSFCITRENSIWIGSSDGLISLLNPEDETMESYNVFAHSSPNTPRKLSMLYPSPTTDRIYIAFEHDDVKIFDPATRDYQDLNIQKINQLTILINSFLEKDKDELWIGTDSGLFIYKVNTGECTRIRQDPLDPYALSSHFISAFCRDRENGIWICFHQNGLNYYSPFRPFHVHYPWDGQYSMKGEVIRDICTDIYGNIWVGTEDAGINCLEKKTGTFTNYQPVPGGNGLSHTNIRGLAASGDRLWIGHVIHGIDLMDIKTRKVIKHYNLLKDSLTVKNSTVRCIKVLQEGQVYVGTDDGIYKYDFLNDRFLYAPQFPPFAVNCIYEDRLGRIWTGMFNRSFYYNPISNTGMYLPYDKLNTQRHNFVNDACEDKDGNMWFATVEGVIKYDFQTGESLHYTVKNGMPSNVAFRILPDENETLWISTANGLVSLETGTGKITTYTESHGLITRQFNDNSAFKDNEGTFYFGSVKGFIHFKPSEVIPAAEKMNVHLGSLEIQNEAGEKRIINSSAESEAKKITLTYKQSTFSINFSALNFIAPKSIQYAYRMGNMDKEWIPIGERNTVYFAELHPGDYTFEVRAANLSNNWSDTPTRLNITVLPPWWASTPAYASYIVVTLAIIVGFFWSWRRKTKRAMAYNMQLFEDQKEKELYQAKIDFFINIAHEIRTPLTLIKNPLERLLKSDKIGEKENKSLTLMDKNVSRLLSLVNQLLDFRKTEIEGYRLSFVRTEIVSLLNDTAKRFQESATAHNLLLNLDLSLPELYVFVDKEAITKIFSNLFTNAIKYASGSIIIRLQLSPDYETFTIDFINDGTPIPAELKEKIFEPFFRVKEGATDKPGTGLGLPLARSLAEMHHGSLQLETFADSPFMTMFRLTLPVKLPESIKQTEEEAITQTVPQKIEFVHDESRPTILIVEDNKEMAVFIADEVNQLYNVEIAGNGAEAITLLKKHSIQLIISDVMMPVMDGFALLKEVKTEIEFSHIPVILLTAKNTIQSRLEGLELGADAYLDKPFSTNLLMAQISNLISNRDNIRKFYFNSPIANMKSMAYTKADESFLEKLNEIINEHIGNPALDVNMIADLMHLSRPTLYRKIRAISDLTPNELIKISRLKKAAELLIQGNMKIYEISEATGFSSQSYFWSAFIKQFGMSPSNYAKENK
- a CDS encoding MFS transporter, with protein sequence MNTLTTKQGIGTKVQLCTMMFMQYMLSAVWWVPLAAYLSHTLKLEVYQVSLVLSAMAIGAMASSFIGAIADRYFAAEKILAVLNILTGAFLLLAAQQTSFVPLMACVVLAMLCHMPTQSLTSTIAMSHTPSEQFPRIRMFGSVGWVASGIFSVIALHVMHLSAFDDTNLPMYCGAAVCFVAALLNLRLPHTPPSVDKSAGISVMDITGFSAFSLMKDKNYRVFMILTFLAIIPFNLYHVYGSMILADEHVQNITVTLNLGQLAEMFFLVITTSILIKSGIKNTLIFGMIALVVRYASFYIGAETGLQWFYYIGIIVHGLIFGLFFVGGQVYTDNVAPKEMKAQAQGLLFFLVWGIGFLIGTLWNGWLIGLFRDGDKCDWPVVFAISTLFSFVLLILFVFLFKPVALKTNK
- the rocD gene encoding ornithine--oxo-acid transaminase, whose product is MRPEDYITREGKFGAHNYHPLPVVLQKGEGVYVWDVEGKRYFDFLSGYSALSQGHCHPKIIKALTDQAQQLTLVSRAFHADILGEYMEFACKFFGYDKLLPMNTGAEAVETALKLARRWGYRVKGITPEHAKVVVCSENFHGRTITIISMSTDPSSYADFGPYTPGFIKVQYNNVAELEEALNDPDVVGFLLEPIQGEAGVVVPDEGYLRKCYDLCRQHNVLFIADEIQTGIGRTGKLLACDYENVHPDILILGKALSGGVTPVSAVFADDEIMLTIAPGEHGSTYGGNPLAARVAIAALEVVRDEHLSENAFEMGILFRSEMEKIDNPMIRQVRGKGLLNAVVTEPRGGKAAWDICLALKEKGLIAKPTHDHIIRFTPPLVIDRDQMMEAIGIIKDTFAQF